CGGCCGCGGGTTGCTACGCGGGCCGCCGCTACAAGAACATCGCCGACGTGAGCGGCTACATCCGCGCCATCGACGAGGCTGGGCACGCCGAGGCCGATGGCGAGCGCATCAACCACACCATGCTCATGATGGAAATGGTCATGATGCAGCTTCGACTGACCGAGGGTCTTTCGTTGGACGATTTCCGGCGACGGACCGGCCTCGATCCCCGCCAGCTCTTCGCCCCAGTGCTGGAAAACATGACGCGGCAGGGATGGCTCACGGACTCCGATTCATGCATCGCGTTGACCCCCGCGGGCCGCCTGGTCGCTGACGTCGTGATTCGTGACCTCGCCGCGCTTTGCGAGGATGCCGAGGACCAGCCCACTGCCGCCTTTTGAAGTGGCCCCGGGCCACTCCTGCCTCCTGTCCCGCCCCCCCGTGCCGTCTCGAATTCCTTCAACGTCCCGCAGGCGAACCCCCCCCACGTCGTTTAAACTGCCAAAGGTGCCCCGGAGAACGCCGCATGAACATTCAGCCCACGCCCCCCGCTTCGGCCACGCATGACCCGTCCACCGCGGACAGTAGCCTCGGAACGAAGCAGGGGCGATCGATCTGGTTCCTTCCGGCCGCCCTCTTCCTCACGGCGGTCCATCTTTTGTTCATTCTGGCCTTCTTCGAGCCCGCCATTTCCACGCCCGACGCCAGCGGGTACTTCAAACAGGCTCGCCTGATGGCCACCGAGGGCCGGACCTGGTTCCGCGCCGATTCCGACCTCCAGTACATCCCGCCTCACTGGCTTGCAGACGAAGGGGGACGCTATTTCAGCAAGTACCCGCCCGGGCTTCCGCTCCTCGCCGCCGCCCTGTTCCAACTCGACGGCCCCACGGCCGCCCTCCTCATCAACCCCGTCCTTGCCAGCCTGACCCTACTCGGTCTGATGGTGTTCTGCCGCCGTTGGATGGGCCCCGGCTGGGCGCTGCTCGTCGGCGTCTGCATGGCCGTGAACCCCGTCACCAACCAGCAGGCGCTGTGGGCCTTCGCGCACACGGCCGTGGCGTTCTTTCTCATCTGGGGCATGGTGTTTGTCCTGAGAGGCCAAACCACGCGCCGCACCGGTTGGCTCTTCCTGGCCGGATTGCTGCTCGGTGTTATTCCCACGATTCGCTACGGCGAGATCCTGCTGGCCATCGGATTCGCCCTCTTTGTACTCGCCGGTTCCGCACACGAACGCTCTCGCGTCCGCGCTTTGCTTGCTCTCGCGGCGGGCGCCACGCTGCCGTTGATCGCACTTGCAGTCCGCAATCAGCTTGCCTACGGCGCATTCTGGCGAACAGGCTACGCCTCCACCGGCGAGCAAACCGGCTTCGGCCTTTCCTATTTCGCCCAACACGCCCTGCCCTACCTCAACCAGCTCCTCGCCGAAGGCGTCGGCCCGCTCTTCGGACTCGCCGTCGTGGGTCTGGCCCTCCTTTGCGCCGACCGCCAGATTCGCAACATGGGCGTGCTTCTCCTCGCCCTCATCATTCCGACGACGGCGCTCTACATGTCCTACTACTTCCCGCCGGACGGCGCCTCCATGCGTTTTCTGGTCCCCACGTTGTTTCTCTATCCGATCGCTGCCGTCTGGACGCTCCGCCGACTCGCGCAGGCGTTCCCACGACCCGCCTTCGTTGCCACGGCCGCGACAATTGTCGTCACGTTCGTCTGGGGCTTCCCCGCATCGATTCAGGCCATGATGCCTCACCGCGTCACGAACGAAGTGCTCGTCCGTGCCGGCGAGGCCGTGTCCCGAGACGTCCCGGACGGCAGCATTCTCGTTGTCGATCGCATGTCCGCGCAATATCTCGATTTCCTCGGACGGTGGCGGGTCACGGAAAGCAGCGTCCTGGAAGGTGACCGTCGCCAGGGTCCTCCGCCACGCCGCGTGCAGGCCGGACCCGGTCCGCATCCCGATTCTCCAAGGGCCCCGGCCCTGCGCCGCTACGAGGATCTCGATGCCGCCGCTCGCGGAAAGCAATTTGCCGACGACGTCTGGAACTGGGCGAAGGGCGACCGCCGCGTATTCGTTCTGCTGAACAATTCCGCCTTCGACGAGCTCCGCGCCAGCCTGCCCGATGGAAACGAGCTTCGCCGGCTGGAATCGATCGAACCGCCCAAACTCCCGCCCGGATTCACGCAGCGACCGGGCCTCCCCGGCCCGCACGGACCGCCCGGTGGCGGCCGTCCCGGTCGATTCCGCGGTGGCCCCGGACCGGGCGGCGGACCCGGCGGAATGCCCGGCCCCATGCCGGGAATCGACGCCGCTCAGGATGAACCGCGTATTCTGGCGGAATGGACCCGTGCCGATTAGAACTCGGCCATCCCTGAATGGCTCGACGAAAAGACCCGGCCAACATCGTCATTCCGGCGAACGCCGGAATCCAGAACCGATCGTGCTCCTCATCATCGACAACTACGATTCCTTCACCTACAACCTCGTGCAGGCCATCGGTGCCATCGATGTGTCACTTCCGATGAAGGTCGCCCGCAATGACGAACTCACGCTCGCCGACATCGAAAGACTCCGCCCGTCGCGCGTCATTATCTCGCCCGGCCCCGGGACGCCCGCCGACGCCGGCATCAGCCGCGACCTGATTCGAGCCTGGGCCGGGCGCGCCCCGATCCTCGGTGTCTGTCTCGGACATCAGTGCATCGCGGACGTGTTTGGAGCAACGGTCGGCCCGGCCGCTCGGTTGATGCACGGCAAGACGAGCCTGATTCACCACGACGGGTCAGGTGTTTTTCGAGGTATGAGCAATCCCTTCGCGGCGACGCGCTACCACTCACTCGCCGTCGAGCGATCCTCACTGCCGCCCGTGCTGATCGAAACCGCCCGCAGCGACCGCGACGAGCTCATGGGCCTGCGTCACCGCGACCTGCCCATCGAAGGGGTGCAGTTTCACCCGGAGAGCTTCCTCACGACGGAGGGCTCCCGGCTGCTGGCCAACTTTCTCAATGACCGTTGAGGATCAGGACTTGCCGGGGGTGTCGGGCATCCGCTCCAGCACGCGATCGGCCAATCCGTAGGCGACCGCCTCCTCGGCGTTGAGCCACTTGTTGCGGTCGCAGTCCTTCTCGACCGTCGCCGCGTCTTTGCCCGTACGCGAGGTGAGAATGCCGTACAGCGTCTTGCGGAGCCGGAGGATCTCCTCGGCCTCGATGGAAAGGTCCGTCGCCGGTCCCTGGAGCATTCCGCCGATCAGCGGCTGGTGAAGCAGCGTCCGCGAATTGGGCAGCAGGAAGCGCTTGTTCTTGGCCCCGCCGCAAAGAATGATCGCGCCCATGCTGGCGCAAAGTCCCACGTTGTACGTCGCCACGTCACAGCGCAGGAACTGCATCGTGTCATAGATCGCCAGCCCCGACGAAACCACGCCGCCGGGACTGTTGATGTACATGTGCACGTCGGCCTTGGGGTCCTCGTTGGAAAGAAACAGGAGCTGGGCCACGACAAGGTTGGCGATTTCGTCGTCGATCCCGCCGGTGAGGAACACCACCCGGTCCTTGAGCAGACGCGAGAAGATGTCCATCTCGCGTTCGCCGCGCCCGGTGGACTCGATTACGAACGGTACTCGCTGATTGATCGCGCGCATGGTTCTCACTTCACCTTACCGGCCGGCGGACAAGGCGGAACCGCACCTCGGCGCGGCCTGCCCACGACCCGCTCCCGGCGTCACTTCTTGATCTTCTTGGCGTCCTCTTCCGTCAGAATCTCGTCGACGATTCCGTACTCCAGCGCTTCCTTCGCATTCAGGTAGCGGTCGCGCTCCGTTTCAAACTCGATCTGATCGATCGACTTGCTCGTGCACTGGGCGATGATCTCGTTGATCCGCCGCTTGTCCTTGAGCACCTCTTCCGCCTGGATGCGGATGTCCTCCGCCTGCCCGGTGATGCCGCCGTAGGGCTGGTGGAGCATGACCTTCGCGTTGGGCAGGATGTAGCGCTTGCCCTTGGTCCCGGCCATGAGCAGGATCGCCGCACCGCTGGCGGCCTGACCGATGCACCACGTGGCGATGTCGTAGCCCATCAGGTTCATCGTGTCGTAGATCGCCAGCGTCTGGTCCACCAGTCCGCCCGGAGAGTTGATGTACAGGTTGACATCCTGGTCCTTCCGCACCGACTGGAGGTAAAGGAGCTGCTGAATAATCACACTGGCCGTACGCTCCACGATCGGACCGGCCAGGAAGACGATCCGGTTCTCCAGGAGCATGTCCGTCAGGGACATCTCCCGGGTTCGCTGATACGGAGGATACTGGTTGTAAACGTCCGGTAAGCCGTGCATGCCTGGCATGGTTTCTTCCTTCGTCTCCACCGCGATAGAGGCTTGCCGCAACGGCTGCCGAACAACGACGCCCTTCGGCCCATCGCCCAGTTGATTTTCGGCTAATCGTTACCCTTCCACCACTAGGCGTCGCCCGTCATCGGCGCCCGCCTATTCGCTTTTGGGACCTTCGTCGGTGCTGATGTTCGCGTCCCGGATGAGCTCGTCGAGAAGCTGCTCGTCGCGCAACTGGAGGTAGAGCGAGGTCATCCCGTCCCCGTGCATCAACTCGTCGCGGACCCGGTCGAAGCGCTTGCCCGATTCCCGCGCGATGCCCGCGATCGCCGCGTTGAGCCGCTCCTCGGAAACTTCCGTCTCGCGTTCCTCGGCGATCTTCTCCAGGACGAAGAACAGCTTCAGGTCGCGAACGACCTGGTCGCGGGCCTTGTCCCGCATCACGTCGACCGACTTGCGGACCTCGGCTTCCGGCATGCCCATCTGCATGAGTTGAATCATACGCCGGGCGAGGGTTTTCTCCGTCTGCCGCGCCGAGACGCCCTCCGGAATGTCGAACTTCGTCTGGGCGATCAGGTAGTCACCGACCTGTTCACGCAGGCGCTGGCGCATGGCCTCCTCGCGGCGCGACTCCAGATCCCGCCGAACGTGATCGCGCAGCTCCTGCTCGCTCTCAAAGCCCATCGCCTCGAGAAGTTGTTCGTTCAACGCCGCGGGCACGTTCCGCTTGATCTCGTTGACCTTGAACGCGACCTGCGCCACCTTGCCGCGAAGGGCCAGATCGGTGTAGTCGTCGGGAATCGTGATCCCCAGCTCGATCGTATCGCCGGCGGCCTTCCCCTTCGCCGCGTCACCGAATCCCTTCAGCGGAAACGCGTCCCACCAGGTATCGCGGGCCGCGACTTCCGCGTCCGCTTCGGACCGCAGCTCCTGCCCTTCCGCCGTCACCCGCATGTCGCCGTACAACAGGTCGTCCGGCTCGATCCCGCCCTTCTCCACCGGCTCGAACGTCCCGCGCACCGCGCGATAGCGGTCGATGCGCTCCTGAACGTCCTCGTCGGTTACGGTAATGTCCGGCCGCGTCAGGGGTATGCCCTCCAGCTTGGGCAACTCGAACTGAGGCCGAAGCTCGACTTCGCAACTGAACGTCAGGGGA
This region of Phycisphaerae bacterium genomic DNA includes:
- a CDS encoding glycosyltransferase family 39 protein, whose amino-acid sequence is MNIQPTPPASATHDPSTADSSLGTKQGRSIWFLPAALFLTAVHLLFILAFFEPAISTPDASGYFKQARLMATEGRTWFRADSDLQYIPPHWLADEGGRYFSKYPPGLPLLAAALFQLDGPTAALLINPVLASLTLLGLMVFCRRWMGPGWALLVGVCMAVNPVTNQQALWAFAHTAVAFFLIWGMVFVLRGQTTRRTGWLFLAGLLLGVIPTIRYGEILLAIGFALFVLAGSAHERSRVRALLALAAGATLPLIALAVRNQLAYGAFWRTGYASTGEQTGFGLSYFAQHALPYLNQLLAEGVGPLFGLAVVGLALLCADRQIRNMGVLLLALIIPTTALYMSYYFPPDGASMRFLVPTLFLYPIAAVWTLRRLAQAFPRPAFVATAATIVVTFVWGFPASIQAMMPHRVTNEVLVRAGEAVSRDVPDGSILVVDRMSAQYLDFLGRWRVTESSVLEGDRRQGPPPRRVQAGPGPHPDSPRAPALRRYEDLDAAARGKQFADDVWNWAKGDRRVFVLLNNSAFDELRASLPDGNELRRLESIEPPKLPPGFTQRPGLPGPHGPPGGGRPGRFRGGPGPGGGPGGMPGPMPGIDAAQDEPRILAEWTRAD
- a CDS encoding aminodeoxychorismate/anthranilate synthase component II, giving the protein MLLIIDNYDSFTYNLVQAIGAIDVSLPMKVARNDELTLADIERLRPSRVIISPGPGTPADAGISRDLIRAWAGRAPILGVCLGHQCIADVFGATVGPAARLMHGKTSLIHHDGSGVFRGMSNPFAATRYHSLAVERSSLPPVLIETARSDRDELMGLRHRDLPIEGVQFHPESFLTTEGSRLLANFLNDR
- a CDS encoding ATP-dependent Clp protease proteolytic subunit, whose translation is MRAINQRVPFVIESTGRGEREMDIFSRLLKDRVVFLTGGIDDEIANLVVAQLLFLSNEDPKADVHMYINSPGGVVSSGLAIYDTMQFLRCDVATYNVGLCASMGAIILCGGAKNKRFLLPNSRTLLHQPLIGGMLQGPATDLSIEAEEILRLRKTLYGILTSRTGKDAATVEKDCDRNKWLNAEEAVAYGLADRVLERMPDTPGKS
- a CDS encoding ATP-dependent Clp protease proteolytic subunit codes for the protein MHGLPDVYNQYPPYQRTREMSLTDMLLENRIVFLAGPIVERTASVIIQQLLYLQSVRKDQDVNLYINSPGGLVDQTLAIYDTMNLMGYDIATWCIGQAASGAAILLMAGTKGKRYILPNAKVMLHQPYGGITGQAEDIRIQAEEVLKDKRRINEIIAQCTSKSIDQIEFETERDRYLNAKEALEYGIVDEILTEEDAKKIKK
- the tig gene encoding trigger factor, with the translated sequence MADQDKAIEQELEEGEAVELVEEAGADAEAGELSDEEQALAELKEAIGVEKSDVGPLRVKLTVTIPREFLDGRLTKEFDELRRDAVIPGFRKGHAPLKLVEKRFASDVGDQLKTQLVGSGFLAASEREGLDTVGDPLFWVKVKEQRQGAELADEEAEVEKLVPLQHATELIDWPKEGPLTFSCEVELRPQFELPKLEGIPLTRPDITVTDEDVQERIDRYRAVRGTFEPVEKGGIEPDDLLYGDMRVTAEGQELRSEADAEVAARDTWWDAFPLKGFGDAAKGKAAGDTIELGITIPDDYTDLALRGKVAQVAFKVNEIKRNVPAALNEQLLEAMGFESEQELRDHVRRDLESRREEAMRQRLREQVGDYLIAQTKFDIPEGVSARQTEKTLARRMIQLMQMGMPEAEVRKSVDVMRDKARDQVVRDLKLFFVLEKIAEERETEVSEERLNAAIAGIARESGKRFDRVRDELMHGDGMTSLYLQLRDEQLLDELIRDANISTDEGPKSE